AAAACTTTACCAATCCATCTCCCGAAATCTATGAAAAAGGCCTGATTTTGTACATTGGAACTTTGATTAGAAAAAAAGGAGTTTTGGAACTGCCTGAAATTTTCGCCAAAGTTCACAAACAGTTTCCTCAAGCAAAACTGTTTTTGATAGGAGGCGATTCTAATGATGTAAAAACAGGAACTTCATCAACATGGCAGTTGTTACAGGAAAGATTTTCAAATGAAGATCTTCAAAACGTTCAATATTTAGGCAAAATCCCATACGAAGAAGTTAGAAATTACATTCAAAAAGCAAATGTATGCGTGTTTCCAACCTTTGCAGAAACCTTAGGAATGGTAACCATAGAATCTATGGCAATGCAAAAAGCTGTTGTAAACAGCAATATTGGCTGGGCACAAGAATTAATGATAAATAAAGAAAGCGGATTTTTGGTGCATCCTGCGAATCATGATTTGTATGCCGAAAGAATAATTCAGTTATTCAACAATCCGGAACTTACTTTAGAAATAGGAAAAAAAGCCCGATTAAGAATAGAAGAGAAATTTGATATCAAAAAGCTGGTAAAAGAGAATATCGATTTTTATACTAAAATCATAAACTCAAGCAACAAATGATTATAATCTATCATCATAATAATAAAGTTGTTGAGGTTTCATTTAACGGAGAAAGCATTCCTTTTTCTAAAAAAAATATTGCCGAAAATGTATTCGATACTGCCGAAAAATATCCTGACCAATTAATCATGTGGTGCCAATTGGATTTAAAATTAAATCTGAATCATGCTGCACTTCCAGATATTTTTCATCATGATAAAATAATGGCTTCCTTTAATGTATCTGCAGATTATTTTTTGCCCAAAACAATTGGTTATGTTGACGAAAGTCCATTTTTAAATGTAAAAAAAGACGTCAGCTATCCTACTTGGCAAATGAGCGCAGATATTGGCGGAGTGCATGCGAAAGTTGTAAATGCATTGCAAAATAAAGTCAGTTTAGATACTGATTTTGACTATTTCCTACATTCATTGGCAAAAGGAGCAATGCCAAACGGACTTTTATGTTATTCAGAGCCATCATTAATTAAAGACCATTCTCAAATTATACAAAAGAAAAAGAGAACGAATTTTTTGGTATTTCGTTTTGTAAAACAACATTACAGAACACGCTGGATTTTTCTTCTTTTCCTTGATTTATTTTTATACGAAAGGAAGTTTGCTCTTTTTCCGCTTCTGGCAAGTCTGTTTTTTAAACGAAGAATTTTCGAAAAAAACCTGCTGGATAAGATTGAAGTTCATTCCGTTAAAAAAGTTATCGATAAAAAAACGATTGATGTCATTATTCCAACAATTGGCAGAAAAGAATGTTTGTATGATGTATTAAAAGATTTGTCAAAACAAACACATCTTCCTGTCAGCGTTATTATTATTGAACAAAATCCCGCTTTAGGCAGTACTTCAGAATTGGATTATCTACAGACTAAAAACTGGCCGTTTACAATCAAACATACTTTTACACATCAGGCAGGAGCGTGCAATGCCAGAAACCTGGCCTTAGTGCAAGTTGAAAGCGAGTGGGTTTTCTTAAATGATGATGACAACAGGTTTGAATCTGATTTAATCGAAAAGACATTCGCCAATATTGAATCTTTCGGATGTTTGGCCGCTTTAACATTTTACCCTATCGCAGGACAAAAATTAGTAGAAAAGAAGATTTGTCAAGCTGCGATATTTGGATCAGGAAACAGCTTTATTAAATCAACTGCTTTAGAAAAAGTCAGTTTCAATAAAAGTCTGGAGTTTGGTTATGGAGAAGATACAGAATTTGGACTTCAGTTGCGCAATGCTGGTTTCGATATTATTTATTTCCCCAATTTGGTTATTAACCACTTAAAAGCGCCAATGGGAGGTTTTCGTACTAAGCCTGTGTTAATTTGGCAGAATGCAGAAGTACAGCCAAAACCATCGCCAACCATAATGTTTTTAAAGCTTAATAATCTTAGCATTCAACAGCTTAATGGTTACAAAACGGTTCTTTGTATAAAGTTCTATAAGGCGCAGCATTTAAGAAATCCAGTTCAATATTTGTTAAATTTTAGTAAACAGTGGAAATCAAGTATATTTTGGGCTCAAAAGTTAAAGGAATAATTCTTACATTAGAGTTCAAATATATGCAAGTTGATCAAGTCTATTTCGGTAAATACCACTTCAGGAAAACAAAACTGTATTTTTGATCCGAATCAGAAATATAAAATAAATATAGATTTCAGTACTATCGATTTACTGAAATTAAATGCTTTTGACATTGAAATTACATTCTCATCGCCTGTTTCTCAGTTTCGTAACCACGATTACACATGGAACAATTGCAATGAAGACAGAATCGCAAATGAATATTGTCCTAAAATTATAAAACTTCAAAACGGACAATTGGTTCAAGCCAATATTAATCTGGGAATTTGGGAAGTAAATAAAAAAAATACAAACGTTTTACTGTGGCGTTTCAATCCCGAATTTTCAAAACCTATCGCTACTTATCTGGAGGACAATAATGAAAAACATATTTTACAAGCTGTAAAAAGATTTGTTTTTCCTGAAAATCCTGCGTTGTTATTTCCAGCTAGCGAAGCATTTGAATTTAGTAAATCTAAAATTCCTTTTACAGCCGTTGCTTGTTTTACAGATCATTGTGATTTTGATACACTCGAAAATTTAATACTGCAAAGAGAATTCTTTAAAGAAAATGACGTAAAAACCACAAAAGGTTTTTTCTTGAATCATTTTTCTAAAAGAAATGACAACGCTTCATTTGAAAATGATAAAGAAGAATTATTAAAATGGGATAACGACGGACACGAGTTGTTTTATCATTCGCTTTCGCAGTCTATAAAAGATTACCAGCAAAGTTTCGTAGATTTTAAAAACTTTGTGCCTCCTCTAGAAAACATAAAAGTTTGGATTGATCATGGATTTCAGCCGTATAATTTTTCACTTATAAAAAATAACATTTTAAGCGAAGATGATTACGCTAATATATTGAAAGAAAAACACATAAATACTTTGTGGAATTACATCGATTCAGGAACTTCAACACAAGGAGTGATCAATCAATTTAATAGTAGTCATTTTACTTTGTCAAGTTTCTTAAAAGGAAATAAGAATTTGAAATTTGTAAAAAGACTACAGTTAATGATAAAAAATATCATTTTCCACTATTATAATGATGAAAACTTAATTCTAAAATACAAAGACACGGCAGGAAATTTTAAAAAATTGGTTTACCAAAAGAAGATAAAATCACTGATTCCGCTTACTAAGAATTCTTTCCATCTCAGTTTGTCCATTCTATCCGTATTTTTATTTTGGAAGAAAGCAAAAAACAAACCTTATAAATTGGCCAAATATTCTCCTGTTTTATTTAAACACAGAATCGCCGAAAAAGAATTTTATGTTTTTCAAACATTAGAAATGCTTGATTTCCAGAAATCTTTGTCTAAGGATAATCTCAATACTTTGATAAATGAAAAAGGAGTTTTTATTGCGCATACTTATTTTTCAGTTCCTTTGGAATACCATAAAGGTAAATTGTTCAGTACTCCTGATACAATTGATCAAAAAGTATCGGAAAATTTTAGATATTTGGGAACGAAAATTAAAAACAAAGAAATCTGGAATCCAACTCTTACCGAGCTGATTGAATATTGGTCTGGTTTTGAAAAAATAGTGTTAGACATACAATCAAACGGAAATTTATTTTTAAAAACAGATACAAACCTAAAAATGCGACAGGTAACCTAAAAATAAATGAATCATAAAATAAAAACAATATTATTCAAAACATTAGCTTCACTGCCTAATAAAATAGATGATTATTGTTATCATAAAATTCAAAGCTTTTTCGATAAATCAACTCTTGAAAACCGATTAAAAAGTGTTGAATCAACCTATTTTAGATTATCTAAGGTTTTACAGGATTTGCGTATTGACCTGAATAATAAAACTATTTTTGAACTTGGTTCAGGATGGTTTCCTGCAATGCCGTATTTTTTTAAGTACAAATTACAGGCAGGAAAAGTAATTACGATTGATATAAATGAACATTTTAAAAAAGCAACCGTTTTAGAGCTGAATGATTGTTTTTCCAAAATCTACCATTCTGAAATAGTTTCTGATCCTCAAAATAAATACAGTCTTCCTAAAGGAATTGAATATCTGCCAAAATACAATGTTGTAGAAAAAGATTTTCCAGACGTTGATTTTGTTTTTTCGCGTTATGTATTGTCACACATGAATGAAAATGATGTTGACGATTTACATAGAAGAATGAAATCTCAATTAAAAAAAGGAACACATATCATTCACTTTATTTCTCCTAGTGATCTCAGACAACATAGCGACAGTAATTTATCTCTTCAGGATTTCTTACAGTACAGTAAAGAAGAATGGAATAAAATCCATACCAAATACGATTATCATAATCGTTTGAGATTGTCGCAGTTTTTAGAAATCTTTAAAAAATACGATTACGAAGTTTTGTATTTAGATTACGAAAGCCTTCAGCCGGGAACTAAAAAATACGATATGTTCAAAGAAGTTAAATTGCATGAGGATTATAGCAAATACTCAGATGAAGAATTAACTGCTGGGAATATTTTAGTTGTTTTAAAATTATAATGCGATGAGTACTTTACGTTTTTCATTAATCATTTGTACTTATATGCGTCCTGAACCTTTGATAAAATTATTAAAATCGGTTCAGGACCAAACTTTATATCCCCACGAAATTTTAATTATCGACGGTTCTACAAATAACGATACAGAACTTGTATTGCAAGAAAATAGTTTTGAAAACCTTCATTATTTTCGTGTAGACGACAAAGACAGAGGATTAACGAGACAACGTAATTTTGGAATTTCCAAAGTAAACTCTCAATCAGATATTGTTTGTTTTTTAGATGATGATGTAATTCTAGAACCCGATTATTTCAAAAATCTATTACATACTTATGAGGTTTTTCCGGAAGCATTAGGAGTAGGAGGCTACATTAATAACGAAGTAAAATGGGAAAAAATCGGAAATAATTATATCCCGTTAAACAAAGATTTTTGTCATGACGGTTGGAAACGTACTGACGGAAGCCGATTCGTATTACGAAAAAAACTAAATCTAGACAGCAATTGTCCGCCGGGATTTTCACCTACTTTTTCACATGGAAGAAGCATTGGCTTTTTACCTCCAAGTAATAAAACATATCAGGTCGAACAATTAATGGGAGGCGTTTCTTCTTTTAAAAAATCTGTTTTTGACACACTTTCATTTTCAACTTATTTT
This is a stretch of genomic DNA from Flavobacterium endoglycinae. It encodes these proteins:
- a CDS encoding glycosyltransferase family 4 protein; translated protein: MHIAFLTPEFPHAKVAYAAGIGTSVKNLTIALAKEGITVTVFVYGQKTQEVMVENGITIHLIKEKKYKFLGWFFHRKHIEKYCNSIIQKEKIALLEAADWTGITAFMKFKIPLVIRFHGSDTYFCHLENRKQKKKNFWFEKKAINGAKAFIAPTTFAGQVSKELLGIKNKEIKTIHYGLELENFTNPSPEIYEKGLILYIGTLIRKKGVLELPEIFAKVHKQFPQAKLFLIGGDSNDVKTGTSSTWQLLQERFSNEDLQNVQYLGKIPYEEVRNYIQKANVCVFPTFAETLGMVTIESMAMQKAVVNSNIGWAQELMINKESGFLVHPANHDLYAERIIQLFNNPELTLEIGKKARLRIEEKFDIKKLVKENIDFYTKIINSSNK
- a CDS encoding glycosyltransferase family 2 protein, with translation MIIIYHHNNKVVEVSFNGESIPFSKKNIAENVFDTAEKYPDQLIMWCQLDLKLNLNHAALPDIFHHDKIMASFNVSADYFLPKTIGYVDESPFLNVKKDVSYPTWQMSADIGGVHAKVVNALQNKVSLDTDFDYFLHSLAKGAMPNGLLCYSEPSLIKDHSQIIQKKKRTNFLVFRFVKQHYRTRWIFLLFLDLFLYERKFALFPLLASLFFKRRIFEKNLLDKIEVHSVKKVIDKKTIDVIIPTIGRKECLYDVLKDLSKQTHLPVSVIIIEQNPALGSTSELDYLQTKNWPFTIKHTFTHQAGACNARNLALVQVESEWVFLNDDDNRFESDLIEKTFANIESFGCLAALTFYPIAGQKLVEKKICQAAIFGSGNSFIKSTALEKVSFNKSLEFGYGEDTEFGLQLRNAGFDIIYFPNLVINHLKAPMGGFRTKPVLIWQNAEVQPKPSPTIMFLKLNNLSIQQLNGYKTVLCIKFYKAQHLRNPVQYLLNFSKQWKSSIFWAQKLKE
- a CDS encoding class I SAM-dependent methyltransferase, which codes for MNHKIKTILFKTLASLPNKIDDYCYHKIQSFFDKSTLENRLKSVESTYFRLSKVLQDLRIDLNNKTIFELGSGWFPAMPYFFKYKLQAGKVITIDINEHFKKATVLELNDCFSKIYHSEIVSDPQNKYSLPKGIEYLPKYNVVEKDFPDVDFVFSRYVLSHMNENDVDDLHRRMKSQLKKGTHIIHFISPSDLRQHSDSNLSLQDFLQYSKEEWNKIHTKYDYHNRLRLSQFLEIFKKYDYEVLYLDYESLQPGTKKYDMFKEVKLHEDYSKYSDEELTAGNILVVLKL
- a CDS encoding glycosyltransferase family 2 protein, producing MSTLRFSLIICTYMRPEPLIKLLKSVQDQTLYPHEILIIDGSTNNDTELVLQENSFENLHYFRVDDKDRGLTRQRNFGISKVNSQSDIVCFLDDDVILEPDYFKNLLHTYEVFPEALGVGGYINNEVKWEKIGNNYIPLNKDFCHDGWKRTDGSRFVLRKKLNLDSNCPPGFSPTFSHGRSIGFLPPSNKTYQVEQLMGGVSSFKKSVFDTLSFSTYFEGYGLYEDADFTLRVAKKGKLYVNTAARLAHFHAPSGRPNQYSYGKMVVRNGWYVWRVKKPKPSFQDHLKWNCITILLTFIRFTNAIKGSNKKAAFTEALGRTVGWWSLIFNKPVISSKDKTNV